One Tachysurus fulvidraco isolate hzauxx_2018 chromosome 2, HZAU_PFXX_2.0, whole genome shotgun sequence DNA segment encodes these proteins:
- the tasora gene encoding protein TASOR isoform X1 has product MECQSGRAAERAQPRAGNPPEPSCAANTPSQDGGPRSDFEEESAAEFRDAPRLKAPDTKRGSVTHRLAEEPQRLNFQIPRRNKEKRDLFQYLSSESREFAEILNIITSSYKDPASKGNFVYSKPRLVHNEPLEKEFIEKRKELKQDGRADKELAESFCFLLSDKVPSVCEKGLSVGNSWMSLLGNSSKGVYLCQFSDLLQTSPPEPGFTGELIIFKVIKGKVKSIQDNMSRGLDPTPKFDSHFCKNANRVTSLTSYKAFEHTQQYFYEYVDYEIASRPRHVCPYAVVSFQYKAKEAITAGPKTAPLQRSNSLPSGTESHGYTVWKGHFVNGGKEVYQASLHSISQPFLPFKIPDRLELGTVMRLEQVQTLIPSTLFSWDLYSGSHEVFKSGMYCSLFEVVVEKNKSGDGLAELFQELEKKGLVLMNMMNDKGFLFLLSSGQMSSSNRRRASWKTTSQALFVYQQARDASTFALEHTTPRTHLTPVPQDSVMPRLNSFIPAYHYALSKVRCNPPANLSAGVEQHARDYLSSLHESKPMQRVRIDYDSKLDDREKLFPAPRQRFNWEGYIHSYFYNPGLFTMPVINAKKMVEMIRVVPESRSDPETTDASKAYGDPEGKRKETKQKVLQDAHGLKRKLEEEEQNRSAKSSRIASNGEGEEGQDEKSHQTLADMLINTGLQDTDLRKDKSQKALKVVELLNRFTKTSQDTDLRKDNTQVELDNKVLNKITKTFCSSLLPNVVGELEKSIGDTERTLKESMTSLGLPTNLDTDLRDRFPDDDEQETQGRNDLEEETAGSLSSLEAFSPCSDSNGQQRSDNIPGDRSIPWVLIPITGLKTERYSHRRDRNLEDPRFIQSPTVSTHSGPEKQDLVPSDQPDSSNMEPEPGMNSAEHQDTEVSDVPKVSDSQEQDGTRYSGVDCIVDEQISGFSTEVEDLLRGERVYYFLSTSSQTQRNPPQPPMVPFSEYISHYNTPFPVHNYINSFRDTVSAFLDPRMNRRDNTTLVSSSAPEVLPVSSSSLVNAPAHSPSSAAKPALTFNPSTLLEDHQQHFHDMPVINGLKQAEQSTGRSERLKPHQGRISDSSNNSWGISDAGESMASSRAANNEPALLEPDPDAFSDVISQLKPEVFNNLKKIMNHVQKKTVQFYIFCVDEESDVCWEIKDYLTRLGNPECDPQTFLDKKDSQDKLLIVIQNIDIAAHIHKIPALVSLKKLRSVSFAGVDSLDDIKNHTYNELFVSGGFIVSDEFVLNPDFIAQERLQVLLQHLEELNTPESPWRWRVHCKTHKKVKEQSRCKSEALNILNLLMTYHKKQIVEFLPYHECDAPSHQAPDLDCLVKLQAQNTRQRHVIYLTERRFEMFPHYSNSGIVTANIDDLLYSMASLIGEAGDKPAPSDLHSCPTSPILMDEDMGLCSEIHSLDRISAHDERPSVCTDSHPCPLTDPDPALSDHTVKDKATIVSLPSTTSVIPKESDYKALRDVISSFRNARMQASSRTGQISPCSIGTNPLHGFLAQSDRPPSVPQGPSDDDIHSNQALSQIEEVRQREHIHAETVSASEIVTVLQAHFGSGAQDSTSKTDSVVMETTSNTCDIDPTWNRTTDTGISAETPMNPNISGIESGSNQKKEASEPGTTIETVSTTSSSRAMSEDKTATSRSHGSRGSKRSVPGRSPYGMNTLVTMDRMLQSSNLWPGAQASQNNAMGFRSQLLNSSVDNTFTHSGLRRLLPSSNMAWNSFAQGTATNMWGIRPSVGLGQVHRTPFIQSYAWHGHPAFQGNGHPPRGGYGGW; this is encoded by the exons ATCTGTTCCAGTACTTGTCCTCAGAGTCCAGAGAGTTTGCAGAAATCCTCAACATAATCACCTCTAGCTACAAGGATCCTGCCTCAAAAGGGAACTTTGTGTACTCAAAACCTCGCCTCGTCCACAACGAGCCCCTGGAGAAAGAA TTCATTGAAAAGAGAAAGGAGCTGAAGCAGGATGGACGCGCCGACAAAGAGCTCGCCGAGTCTTTTTGTTTCCTGCTTTCTGACAAG GTCCCGTCAGTGTGTGAAAAAGGTTTATCAGTTGGCAATAGCTGGATGAGTCTTTTGGGAAATTCCAGTAAAG GCGTTTACTTGTGTCAGTTCTCTGACTTGCTACAAACCAGTCCCCCTGAGCCAGGTTTCACTGGAGAGTTAATCATCTTTAAAGTGATAAAG GGTAAAGTGAAGAGCATACAGGATAACATGTCAAGAGGTTTGGATCCTACACCCAAATTTGACAGCCATTTCTGTAAGAACGCCAACAGGGTGACGTCCCTGACATCTTACAAGGCATTCGAGCACACTCAG CAATATTTCTACGAGTATGTGGATTATGAGATCGCATCCAGACCCAGGCATGTGTGTCCGTACGCTGTGGTTTCTTTTCAGTACAAAGCCAAAGAGGCAATAACAGCAGGCCCCAAGACAGCACCTCTGCAGAG GTCCAACAGCCTGCCCTCAGGAACAG AAAGTCATGGCTACACTGTCTGGAAAGGCCACTTTGTGAACGGCGGGAAGGAAGTGTATCAAGCAAGCCTTCATTCCATTTCTCAACCCTTTCTACCTTTCAAGAT ACCAGACAGGCTCGAGCTGGGTACAGTCATGAGGCTGGAACAAGTACAGACGTTAATTCCATCTACACTTTTCTCCTGGGATCTTTACTCCGGCAGCCATGAAG TGTTCAAAAGTGGAATGTACTGCAGTCTGTTTGAGGTCGTGGTGGAGAAAAACAAATCAGGAGACGGCCTGGCTGAGCTGTTTCAGGAGCTTGAAAAAAAGGGATTG GTATTGATGAATATGATGAACGACAAAGGTTTTCTCTTCCTTCTGTCTTCAGGCCAAATGTCCAGCTCAAACA GGCGCAGAGCGAGTTGGAAAACAACATCTCAAGCTCTTTTTGTCTATCAGCAGGCTCGGGACGCGTCGACGTTCG CACTTGAACACACTACTCCGCGCACGCACTTGACCCCGGTACCTCAGGACTCTGTAATGCCACGGCTGAATAGCTTCATCCCGGCGTACCACTACGCTCTGAGCAAAGTGCGCTGTAACCCACCAGCTAACCTGAGTGCTGGAGTTGAGCAGCATGCCCGCGATTACCTCAGCAGCCTTCACGAATCCAAACCCATGCAGCGAGTCCGAATCGACTACGACAGCAAACTGGATGACAGGGAGAAACTCTTTCCTGCACCGAGGCAGAGATTCAACTGGGAAGGCTACATTCATTCCTACTTTTATAACCCTGGTCTGTTTACAATGCCTGTTATAAACGCAAAGAAAATGGTGGAGATGATCAGGGTTGTTCCCGAGTCCAGATCCGACCCCGAGACCACGGACGCTTCCAAGGCTTACGGTGACCCAGAGGGTAAAAGGAAGGAAACCAAACAGAAAGTGCTCCAAGATGCTCACGGTTTAAAGAGGAAGTTGGAGGAAGAAGAGCAGAACCGAAGTGCAAAGTCTTCAAGGATAGCCAGCAATGGAGAAGGTGAAGAAGGTCAAG ATGAGAAGTCCCACCAGACTCTGGCTGATATGCTGATCAACACTGGCCTTCAAGACACAGACCTCAGGAAGGACAAGTCTCAGAAGGCACTGAAGGTTGTGGAGTTACTGAACAGATTCACCAAAACCTCTCAGGACACGGACTTGAGGAAGGACAACACTCAGGTAGAGCTGGATAACAAGGTGCTGAACAAGATAACCAAAACCTTCTGCAGCTCACTTTTGCCTAACGTTGTTGGAGAACTGGAAAAGAGCATTGGAGACACTGAAAGGACTCTAAAGGAGAGCATGACCAGTCTGGGGCTCCCCACTAACCTGGACACTGACCTTCGGGATCGATTCCCGGACGACGACGAGCAAGAAACACAAGGAAGAAACGATCTCGAG GAGGAAACTGCTGGCAGCTTGAGTAGCCTGGAGGCTTTCAGTCCATGCTCCGATAGCAATGGACAACAACGCAGTGACAACATACCTGGAGACAGATCAATCCCCTGGGTGCTTATTCCCATAACAG GTTTGAAGACTGAGAGATACAGCCACAGACGAGACAGAAATCTCGAGGATCCCCGATTCATTCAAAGCCCCACCGTGTCCACTCACAGCGGTCCAGAGAAGCAGGACCTCGTGCCTTCTGATCAGCCAGACAGCAGTAACATGGAACCTGAACCAGGGATGAACTCAGCAGAGCATCAGGACACGGAGGTCTCCGACGTGCCGAAAGTTTCGGATAGTCAGGAGCAGGATGGGACACGGTACAGCGGCGTCGACTGCATAGTCGACGAGCAAATCTCCGGCTTCTCCACTGAGGTCGAGGATCTTTTACGAGGGGAACGTGTGTATTACTTTCTCTCTACTAGCTCTCAAACCCAGAGAAATCCACCACAGCCTCCCATGGTACCTTTCTCCGAGTACATCTCGCATTATAACACACCATTTCCGGTGCACAACTACATCAACTCATTCAGAGACACCGTAAGCGCTTTCTTGGATCCCCGGATGAATAGAAGGGATAACACGACGCTCGTTTCTTCTTCGGCTCCCGAAGTACTTCcagtctcttcttcttctctcgtTAATGCACCTGCGCACTCTCCCAGCTCTGCGGCGAAACCTGCGCTAACCTTCAATCCTTCCACACTCCTAGAGGACCACCAGCAACATTTTCATGATATGCCAGTGATAAATGGGTTAAAGCAGGCAGAGCAGAGCACAGGGAGAAGTGAAAGGCTTAAACCCCATCAAGGGAGGATTTCAGACTCGTCCAATAACAGCTGGGGGATCTCTGATGCAGGGGAAAGCATGGCTAGCAGCAGAGCAGCAAACAATGAACCTGCGCTTCTAGAACCGGATCCAGATGCCTTCAGCGACGTTATTAGTCAGCTAAAACCCGAGGTGTTCAACAACCTGAAGAAGATCATGAATCATGTACAAAAGAAAACCGTCCAGTTCTACATCTTTTGTGTGGATGAGGAGAGTGATGTATGCTGGGAAATAAAG GACTATCTAACAAGGCTCGGCAACCCAGAGTGCGATCCTCAGACCTTTCTTGACAAGAAGGACAGTCAAGACAAACTCCTGATAGTTATTCAAAATATAGACATTGCTGCCCATATCCATAAG ATTCCTGCATTAGTGTCTCTAAAAAAGCTGAGATCCGTGAGCTTTGCCGGAGTAGACAGTCTTGACGACATCAAGAATCACACCTACAACGAACTGTTCGTTTCTGGCGGCTTCATCGTCTCCGATGAATTCGTCCTTAATCCTGACTTCATTGCACAgg agagACTTCAGGTTCTTCTTCAGCATCTTGAGGAGCTTAACACACCCGAGAGTCCGTGGAGATGGCGGGTACATTGTAAAACTCACAAAAAGGTCAAGGAGCAAAGCAG GTGTAAAAGTGAAGCCCTGAACATACTGAACCTCCTCATGACCTACCACAAGAAACAAATAGTCGAGTTTCTGCCATATCACGAGTGTGACGCTCCGTCACACCAAGCGCCGGACCTGGACTGTCTGGTGAAGCTTCAGGCTCAGAACACTCGACAGCGTCACGTAATTTATCTCACAG aGCGTCGCTTTGAGATGTTTCCACATTATTCTAACAGCGGTATCGTTACTGCGAACATTGATGACCTCCTGTATAGTATGGCCAGTCTGATCGGTGAAGCAGGTGACAAACCAGCACCTTCAGACCTGCATTCCTGTCCCACATCCCCAATAT TGATGGACGAGGACATGGGACTATGCTCTGAAATTCACAGCCTAGACAGAATATCTGCCCACGATGAAAGACCCTCTGTCTGCACAGACTCACATCCTTGTCCACTGACCGATCCAGACCCTGCTTTATCTGACCATACAGTAAAAGACAAAGCAACGATAGTTAGTTTACCGTCAACCACCTCTGTGATTCCAAAGGAATCCGATTATAAAGCTCTGAGAGACGTCATTTCCAGTTTTAGAAATGCCCGAATGCAAGCAAGTTCCCGCACAGGCCAAATATCACCATGCTCTATCGGTACCAATCCTCTTCACGGCTTCCTAGCACAGAGCGACAGGCCTCCGTCTGTTCCTCAGGGCCCTTCGGATGATGACATTCATTCAAATCAGGCTTTGAGTCAAATAGAGGAAGTCAGGCAGAGAGAGCACATTCATGCCGAAACTGTGTCTGCTTCAGAAATTGTCACAGTGCTACAGGCACATTTTGGCTCTGGAGCACAAGATAGCACGTCTAAGACAGATTCTGTAGTCATGGAGACCACCAGTAATACATGTGACATAGATCCTACCTGGAATCGCACGACTGACACCGGCATTTCTGCTGAGACCCCAATGAACCCGAACATCAGTGGCATTGAGAGTGGTTCGAATCAGAAAAAGGAGGCATCAGAACCGGGAACTACAATAGAAACGGTGTCCACTACGAGTTCATCTAGAGCCATGTCCGAGGACAAGACTGCAACTAGCAGGAGCCACGGCAGCCGAGGTAGTAAACGCTCAGTGCCTGGACGTTCGCCTTATGGGATGAATACTTTAGTCACAATGGACAGGATGCTGCAAAGCAGCAATTTGTGGCCTGGTGCTCAAGCTTCTCAGAACAACGCTATGGGATTTCGATCCCAGCTACTGAACAGTTCAGTAgacaacacattcacacattcggGCCTAAGAAGGCTTTTACCTAGCAGTAACATGGCCTGGAACAGTTTTGCTCAAGGGACAGCCACAAACATGTGGGGAATTCGGCCAAGTGTTGGACTGGGACAAGTTCACCGGACTCCGTTCATCCAGAGCTACGCCTGGCATGGGCATCCCGCATTCCAAGGAAACGGACATCCTCCTAGAGGGGGCTATGGTGGCTGGTGA
- the tasora gene encoding protein TASOR isoform X2 encodes MRLIITDLFQYLSSESREFAEILNIITSSYKDPASKGNFVYSKPRLVHNEPLEKEFIEKRKELKQDGRADKELAESFCFLLSDKVPSVCEKGLSVGNSWMSLLGNSSKGVYLCQFSDLLQTSPPEPGFTGELIIFKVIKGKVKSIQDNMSRGLDPTPKFDSHFCKNANRVTSLTSYKAFEHTQQYFYEYVDYEIASRPRHVCPYAVVSFQYKAKEAITAGPKTAPLQRSNSLPSGTESHGYTVWKGHFVNGGKEVYQASLHSISQPFLPFKIPDRLELGTVMRLEQVQTLIPSTLFSWDLYSGSHEVFKSGMYCSLFEVVVEKNKSGDGLAELFQELEKKGLVLMNMMNDKGFLFLLSSGQMSSSNRRRASWKTTSQALFVYQQARDASTFALEHTTPRTHLTPVPQDSVMPRLNSFIPAYHYALSKVRCNPPANLSAGVEQHARDYLSSLHESKPMQRVRIDYDSKLDDREKLFPAPRQRFNWEGYIHSYFYNPGLFTMPVINAKKMVEMIRVVPESRSDPETTDASKAYGDPEGKRKETKQKVLQDAHGLKRKLEEEEQNRSAKSSRIASNGEGEEGQDEKSHQTLADMLINTGLQDTDLRKDKSQKALKVVELLNRFTKTSQDTDLRKDNTQVELDNKVLNKITKTFCSSLLPNVVGELEKSIGDTERTLKESMTSLGLPTNLDTDLRDRFPDDDEQETQGRNDLEEETAGSLSSLEAFSPCSDSNGQQRSDNIPGDRSIPWVLIPITGLKTERYSHRRDRNLEDPRFIQSPTVSTHSGPEKQDLVPSDQPDSSNMEPEPGMNSAEHQDTEVSDVPKVSDSQEQDGTRYSGVDCIVDEQISGFSTEVEDLLRGERVYYFLSTSSQTQRNPPQPPMVPFSEYISHYNTPFPVHNYINSFRDTVSAFLDPRMNRRDNTTLVSSSAPEVLPVSSSSLVNAPAHSPSSAAKPALTFNPSTLLEDHQQHFHDMPVINGLKQAEQSTGRSERLKPHQGRISDSSNNSWGISDAGESMASSRAANNEPALLEPDPDAFSDVISQLKPEVFNNLKKIMNHVQKKTVQFYIFCVDEESDVCWEIKDYLTRLGNPECDPQTFLDKKDSQDKLLIVIQNIDIAAHIHKIPALVSLKKLRSVSFAGVDSLDDIKNHTYNELFVSGGFIVSDEFVLNPDFIAQERLQVLLQHLEELNTPESPWRWRVHCKTHKKVKEQSRCKSEALNILNLLMTYHKKQIVEFLPYHECDAPSHQAPDLDCLVKLQAQNTRQRHVIYLTERRFEMFPHYSNSGIVTANIDDLLYSMASLIGEAGDKPAPSDLHSCPTSPILMDEDMGLCSEIHSLDRISAHDERPSVCTDSHPCPLTDPDPALSDHTVKDKATIVSLPSTTSVIPKESDYKALRDVISSFRNARMQASSRTGQISPCSIGTNPLHGFLAQSDRPPSVPQGPSDDDIHSNQALSQIEEVRQREHIHAETVSASEIVTVLQAHFGSGAQDSTSKTDSVVMETTSNTCDIDPTWNRTTDTGISAETPMNPNISGIESGSNQKKEASEPGTTIETVSTTSSSRAMSEDKTATSRSHGSRGSKRSVPGRSPYGMNTLVTMDRMLQSSNLWPGAQASQNNAMGFRSQLLNSSVDNTFTHSGLRRLLPSSNMAWNSFAQGTATNMWGIRPSVGLGQVHRTPFIQSYAWHGHPAFQGNGHPPRGGYGGW; translated from the exons ATCTGTTCCAGTACTTGTCCTCAGAGTCCAGAGAGTTTGCAGAAATCCTCAACATAATCACCTCTAGCTACAAGGATCCTGCCTCAAAAGGGAACTTTGTGTACTCAAAACCTCGCCTCGTCCACAACGAGCCCCTGGAGAAAGAA TTCATTGAAAAGAGAAAGGAGCTGAAGCAGGATGGACGCGCCGACAAAGAGCTCGCCGAGTCTTTTTGTTTCCTGCTTTCTGACAAG GTCCCGTCAGTGTGTGAAAAAGGTTTATCAGTTGGCAATAGCTGGATGAGTCTTTTGGGAAATTCCAGTAAAG GCGTTTACTTGTGTCAGTTCTCTGACTTGCTACAAACCAGTCCCCCTGAGCCAGGTTTCACTGGAGAGTTAATCATCTTTAAAGTGATAAAG GGTAAAGTGAAGAGCATACAGGATAACATGTCAAGAGGTTTGGATCCTACACCCAAATTTGACAGCCATTTCTGTAAGAACGCCAACAGGGTGACGTCCCTGACATCTTACAAGGCATTCGAGCACACTCAG CAATATTTCTACGAGTATGTGGATTATGAGATCGCATCCAGACCCAGGCATGTGTGTCCGTACGCTGTGGTTTCTTTTCAGTACAAAGCCAAAGAGGCAATAACAGCAGGCCCCAAGACAGCACCTCTGCAGAG GTCCAACAGCCTGCCCTCAGGAACAG AAAGTCATGGCTACACTGTCTGGAAAGGCCACTTTGTGAACGGCGGGAAGGAAGTGTATCAAGCAAGCCTTCATTCCATTTCTCAACCCTTTCTACCTTTCAAGAT ACCAGACAGGCTCGAGCTGGGTACAGTCATGAGGCTGGAACAAGTACAGACGTTAATTCCATCTACACTTTTCTCCTGGGATCTTTACTCCGGCAGCCATGAAG TGTTCAAAAGTGGAATGTACTGCAGTCTGTTTGAGGTCGTGGTGGAGAAAAACAAATCAGGAGACGGCCTGGCTGAGCTGTTTCAGGAGCTTGAAAAAAAGGGATTG GTATTGATGAATATGATGAACGACAAAGGTTTTCTCTTCCTTCTGTCTTCAGGCCAAATGTCCAGCTCAAACA GGCGCAGAGCGAGTTGGAAAACAACATCTCAAGCTCTTTTTGTCTATCAGCAGGCTCGGGACGCGTCGACGTTCG CACTTGAACACACTACTCCGCGCACGCACTTGACCCCGGTACCTCAGGACTCTGTAATGCCACGGCTGAATAGCTTCATCCCGGCGTACCACTACGCTCTGAGCAAAGTGCGCTGTAACCCACCAGCTAACCTGAGTGCTGGAGTTGAGCAGCATGCCCGCGATTACCTCAGCAGCCTTCACGAATCCAAACCCATGCAGCGAGTCCGAATCGACTACGACAGCAAACTGGATGACAGGGAGAAACTCTTTCCTGCACCGAGGCAGAGATTCAACTGGGAAGGCTACATTCATTCCTACTTTTATAACCCTGGTCTGTTTACAATGCCTGTTATAAACGCAAAGAAAATGGTGGAGATGATCAGGGTTGTTCCCGAGTCCAGATCCGACCCCGAGACCACGGACGCTTCCAAGGCTTACGGTGACCCAGAGGGTAAAAGGAAGGAAACCAAACAGAAAGTGCTCCAAGATGCTCACGGTTTAAAGAGGAAGTTGGAGGAAGAAGAGCAGAACCGAAGTGCAAAGTCTTCAAGGATAGCCAGCAATGGAGAAGGTGAAGAAGGTCAAG ATGAGAAGTCCCACCAGACTCTGGCTGATATGCTGATCAACACTGGCCTTCAAGACACAGACCTCAGGAAGGACAAGTCTCAGAAGGCACTGAAGGTTGTGGAGTTACTGAACAGATTCACCAAAACCTCTCAGGACACGGACTTGAGGAAGGACAACACTCAGGTAGAGCTGGATAACAAGGTGCTGAACAAGATAACCAAAACCTTCTGCAGCTCACTTTTGCCTAACGTTGTTGGAGAACTGGAAAAGAGCATTGGAGACACTGAAAGGACTCTAAAGGAGAGCATGACCAGTCTGGGGCTCCCCACTAACCTGGACACTGACCTTCGGGATCGATTCCCGGACGACGACGAGCAAGAAACACAAGGAAGAAACGATCTCGAG GAGGAAACTGCTGGCAGCTTGAGTAGCCTGGAGGCTTTCAGTCCATGCTCCGATAGCAATGGACAACAACGCAGTGACAACATACCTGGAGACAGATCAATCCCCTGGGTGCTTATTCCCATAACAG GTTTGAAGACTGAGAGATACAGCCACAGACGAGACAGAAATCTCGAGGATCCCCGATTCATTCAAAGCCCCACCGTGTCCACTCACAGCGGTCCAGAGAAGCAGGACCTCGTGCCTTCTGATCAGCCAGACAGCAGTAACATGGAACCTGAACCAGGGATGAACTCAGCAGAGCATCAGGACACGGAGGTCTCCGACGTGCCGAAAGTTTCGGATAGTCAGGAGCAGGATGGGACACGGTACAGCGGCGTCGACTGCATAGTCGACGAGCAAATCTCCGGCTTCTCCACTGAGGTCGAGGATCTTTTACGAGGGGAACGTGTGTATTACTTTCTCTCTACTAGCTCTCAAACCCAGAGAAATCCACCACAGCCTCCCATGGTACCTTTCTCCGAGTACATCTCGCATTATAACACACCATTTCCGGTGCACAACTACATCAACTCATTCAGAGACACCGTAAGCGCTTTCTTGGATCCCCGGATGAATAGAAGGGATAACACGACGCTCGTTTCTTCTTCGGCTCCCGAAGTACTTCcagtctcttcttcttctctcgtTAATGCACCTGCGCACTCTCCCAGCTCTGCGGCGAAACCTGCGCTAACCTTCAATCCTTCCACACTCCTAGAGGACCACCAGCAACATTTTCATGATATGCCAGTGATAAATGGGTTAAAGCAGGCAGAGCAGAGCACAGGGAGAAGTGAAAGGCTTAAACCCCATCAAGGGAGGATTTCAGACTCGTCCAATAACAGCTGGGGGATCTCTGATGCAGGGGAAAGCATGGCTAGCAGCAGAGCAGCAAACAATGAACCTGCGCTTCTAGAACCGGATCCAGATGCCTTCAGCGACGTTATTAGTCAGCTAAAACCCGAGGTGTTCAACAACCTGAAGAAGATCATGAATCATGTACAAAAGAAAACCGTCCAGTTCTACATCTTTTGTGTGGATGAGGAGAGTGATGTATGCTGGGAAATAAAG GACTATCTAACAAGGCTCGGCAACCCAGAGTGCGATCCTCAGACCTTTCTTGACAAGAAGGACAGTCAAGACAAACTCCTGATAGTTATTCAAAATATAGACATTGCTGCCCATATCCATAAG ATTCCTGCATTAGTGTCTCTAAAAAAGCTGAGATCCGTGAGCTTTGCCGGAGTAGACAGTCTTGACGACATCAAGAATCACACCTACAACGAACTGTTCGTTTCTGGCGGCTTCATCGTCTCCGATGAATTCGTCCTTAATCCTGACTTCATTGCACAgg agagACTTCAGGTTCTTCTTCAGCATCTTGAGGAGCTTAACACACCCGAGAGTCCGTGGAGATGGCGGGTACATTGTAAAACTCACAAAAAGGTCAAGGAGCAAAGCAG GTGTAAAAGTGAAGCCCTGAACATACTGAACCTCCTCATGACCTACCACAAGAAACAAATAGTCGAGTTTCTGCCATATCACGAGTGTGACGCTCCGTCACACCAAGCGCCGGACCTGGACTGTCTGGTGAAGCTTCAGGCTCAGAACACTCGACAGCGTCACGTAATTTATCTCACAG aGCGTCGCTTTGAGATGTTTCCACATTATTCTAACAGCGGTATCGTTACTGCGAACATTGATGACCTCCTGTATAGTATGGCCAGTCTGATCGGTGAAGCAGGTGACAAACCAGCACCTTCAGACCTGCATTCCTGTCCCACATCCCCAATAT TGATGGACGAGGACATGGGACTATGCTCTGAAATTCACAGCCTAGACAGAATATCTGCCCACGATGAAAGACCCTCTGTCTGCACAGACTCACATCCTTGTCCACTGACCGATCCAGACCCTGCTTTATCTGACCATACAGTAAAAGACAAAGCAACGATAGTTAGTTTACCGTCAACCACCTCTGTGATTCCAAAGGAATCCGATTATAAAGCTCTGAGAGACGTCATTTCCAGTTTTAGAAATGCCCGAATGCAAGCAAGTTCCCGCACAGGCCAAATATCACCATGCTCTATCGGTACCAATCCTCTTCACGGCTTCCTAGCACAGAGCGACAGGCCTCCGTCTGTTCCTCAGGGCCCTTCGGATGATGACATTCATTCAAATCAGGCTTTGAGTCAAATAGAGGAAGTCAGGCAGAGAGAGCACATTCATGCCGAAACTGTGTCTGCTTCAGAAATTGTCACAGTGCTACAGGCACATTTTGGCTCTGGAGCACAAGATAGCACGTCTAAGACAGATTCTGTAGTCATGGAGACCACCAGTAATACATGTGACATAGATCCTACCTGGAATCGCACGACTGACACCGGCATTTCTGCTGAGACCCCAATGAACCCGAACATCAGTGGCATTGAGAGTGGTTCGAATCAGAAAAAGGAGGCATCAGAACCGGGAACTACAATAGAAACGGTGTCCACTACGAGTTCATCTAGAGCCATGTCCGAGGACAAGACTGCAACTAGCAGGAGCCACGGCAGCCGAGGTAGTAAACGCTCAGTGCCTGGACGTTCGCCTTATGGGATGAATACTTTAGTCACAATGGACAGGATGCTGCAAAGCAGCAATTTGTGGCCTGGTGCTCAAGCTTCTCAGAACAACGCTATGGGATTTCGATCCCAGCTACTGAACAGTTCAGTAgacaacacattcacacattcggGCCTAAGAAGGCTTTTACCTAGCAGTAACATGGCCTGGAACAGTTTTGCTCAAGGGACAGCCACAAACATGTGGGGAATTCGGCCAAGTGTTGGACTGGGACAAGTTCACCGGACTCCGTTCATCCAGAGCTACGCCTGGCATGGGCATCCCGCATTCCAAGGAAACGGACATCCTCCTAGAGGGGGCTATGGTGGCTGGTGA